A stretch of Lathyrus oleraceus cultivar Zhongwan6 chromosome 6, CAAS_Psat_ZW6_1.0, whole genome shotgun sequence DNA encodes these proteins:
- the LOC127098573 gene encoding histone H1-like, which yields MSTVAQTKPKKTAAAKKPLSHPTFAEMITEAITSLKERTGSSQYAITKFIEEKHKDLPPTYRKLVLLHLKKSVASGKLVKVKSSFKLAPAAAKTAPAKTSAATKAPKAVTKPSAKAVTKPKAKAAGKPKAKAAAKPKAVAKPKAKSVKATPVKKAVAKKVVKKAKSVKSPAKKVKSVKTPVKKAKK from the exons ATGTCGACCGTCGCTCAAACCAAGCCCAAGAAAACTGCTGCGGCAAAGAAGCCACTTTCTCATCCCACTTTCGCTGAG ATGATAACTGAAGCAATCACAAGCCTGAAAGAAAGAACCGGTTCAAGCCAATATGCTATAACAAAATTCATCGAAGAGAAACACAAGGACTTACCTCCAACTTACCGTAAGCTTGTTCTCCTCCATCTCAAGAAATCCGTCGCTTCAGGAAAGCTTGTCAAGGTGAAAAGCTCCTTCAAACTCGCTCCGGCGGCCGCAAAAACTGCTCCGGCCAAGACATCGGCTGCTACCAAAGCTCCTAAAGCTGTTACCAAGCCAAGCGCTAAAGCTGTCACAAAGCCCAAGGCTAAAGCTGCTGGGAAGCCGAAAGCCAAAGCTGCGGCAAAGCCGAAAGCTGTTGCGAAGCCAAAGGCTAAGAGCGTGAAGGCTACTCCGGTGAAGAAGGCTGTTGCTAAGAAGGTTGTGAAGAAGGCGAAGAGCGTTAAAAGTCCGGCGAAGAAGGTGAAGAGCGTTAAAACTCCGGTGAAGAAGGCTAAGAAGTGA